In the genome of Raphanus sativus cultivar WK10039 chromosome 9, ASM80110v3, whole genome shotgun sequence, the window atttcggttcggattcagtgctactttttcggatcgggttcggttcagtttttctggttcggattttttgcccagccctactgGAAATCATGAATAATTAGTCAATAAActcaaaaattaattattagcTAATTAATCAAGTTATACATGGCAATGAGGTGCGTGATGATGAAGCTTCGTGAGTATGAGATGAAGCTTCCACGTATTTCACACAGAAAGATCGTATCGTGATGACGTCATCACATGCAACACTAGTTTTAACTACACGTACACGTATATATACAAACACatgtatatacatacacatttaTGTACGTAGATCTTACGTGTAAGACACAATATTCTCTTCTTTCGACATACGTCTCAGTGACTCATCTCTATAAATTTCATTTAACCCATTGTGGTATTCTCTTCTCCATCGTTCATCAGTAATCTCTCTTAACTGTTTTTCTCTCGTCTTCTCGgaaaaatatactatttttcTCTCAAGAATCTTTGATATTCCAATGTCAGAAGAATATCAAGAATCAGACATTATATTTTCCGACCAATCCTCAATCCAAGAGTGTAACCGGAAAACTAAGTTCTCTAACATCAGTAACGACGAGAAGGGCACGAGAAGTCGGATGACGGCGGATAAAACATCTCCGGTGAGTATTCCGGTGAATCGTTTAAGGCTTAAGGAACGGGAAACGACGGAGGAGGAGTTGGAGGAGGATAAAACTCCTCCGCATGTTATTATCGAAAGAAGAATGAAAGAGCAAATAGCGTTTTCCCTCTG includes:
- the LOC108826541 gene encoding protein S40-2, whose translation is MSEEYQESDIIFSDQSSIQECNRKTKFSNISNDEKGTRSRMTADKTSPVSIPVNRLRLKERETTEEELEEDKTPPHVIIERRMKEQIAFSLCTLKGRDLNRHRNSVLRMTGFLEA